Proteins encoded together in one Amblyomma americanum isolate KBUSLIRL-KWMA chromosome 1, ASM5285725v1, whole genome shotgun sequence window:
- the LOC144110604 gene encoding uncharacterized protein LOC144110604, protein MQAHNTQVAKDIGDAVVLALWTSHQTNRGTRALLLTGFYYQPPVSSRCLPDPQAAAADWILDPCNHCTDYLCTPQPFLEASNLMTWQHATISADQDTYIRGTVFTVQLGHGTAGEMPGHSPFMLFQVNYYYSCYRDDDVCLLAVSWPPPKS, encoded by the exons TCGCAAAGGACATCGGTGATGCAGTGGTCCTTGCCCTGTGGACTTCTCACCAAACCAACAGAGGCACAAGA gcgctgctactgaccggattctactatcagccacccgtttcatcgagatgcctaccggatccacaagctgccgccgctgactggattcttgacccctgcaaccattgtacagattacctgtgcacaccgcagccgtttttggaggcgtccaaccttatgacctggcaacacgcaacgatatcagctgatcaggacacctacataaggggTACAGTTTTCACCGTCCAgttgggccacggcactgctggcgaaatgccaggccactcgccgttcatgctgtttcaggttaATTATTACTATTCCTGTTACCGAGATGATGATGTCTGTCTTTTAGCAGTGTCGTGGCCCCCCCCCAAGTCCTGA